The following are encoded together in the Nitrososphaerales archaeon genome:
- a CDS encoding cellulase family glycosylhydrolase produces MHNLFDERYFAFGVNLAWLDGQYDHDFGKNEVMGYNFRAYDEKHRKQNLEAYFRDISEMGAHVVRLWLFERFEGLQFDNNGNVNGIDEGLIANVADVLNVAERCHLYLYICLMDTWGVTVHAQQHVQRLNAIISDKRVRSSYVDNGVKRFVSDTKLKTNRIFAIDVMNEPEGMYSSIWRRDIEWADIIKFINECARAIHAANIRTSCGFQRYQTLLDNKDYLQVLDFYDYHEYNDDGELIGYSDLSLDKPCIIGECGQKSEKYDDEIYDRIVGKFLNNAWKRGYAGCLIWNYNYKGYDVNDSTNRNSLISTDGKWRRACYALMDFNEKHKRNMIR; encoded by the coding sequence ATGCATAACCTTTTTGATGAACGGTACTTTGCCTTTGGTGTAAATCTGGCATGGCTCGATGGACAATATGATCATGATTTTGGTAAAAATGAGGTTATGGGCTATAATTTTAGGGCGTATGATGAGAAACATAGAAAGCAAAACCTTGAAGCATATTTTAGAGATATATCGGAAATGGGAGCTCATGTGGTAAGGCTTTGGCTCTTCGAAAGGTTTGAGGGTTTACAGTTCGATAACAATGGAAATGTGAATGGAATAGATGAAGGTCTAATAGCAAACGTTGCTGATGTTTTGAATGTGGCTGAAAGATGCCATCTTTATCTTTACATATGCTTAATGGACACATGGGGCGTGACCGTTCATGCCCAGCAGCATGTTCAAAGGCTAAACGCGATTATCAGTGACAAACGGGTTCGAAGTAGCTATGTTGACAATGGTGTGAAAAGATTTGTTTCCGATACTAAACTAAAAACAAACAGAATATTTGCTATAGACGTGATGAACGAGCCTGAGGGGATGTATAGCAGCATATGGAGAAGGGATATTGAATGGGCTGATATTATCAAATTCATAAACGAATGTGCAAGAGCCATACATGCGGCGAATATCAGGACATCATGTGGCTTTCAAAGGTATCAGACGCTCTTAGACAACAAGGATTATCTTCAGGTTTTGGACTTCTATGACTATCATGAATACAATGATGATGGTGAACTTATTGGATATTCCGACCTTTCATTGGACAAACCATGTATAATTGGTGAATGTGGACAAAAAAGCGAAAAATATGATGATGAAATTTATGATAGAATTGTTGGCAAGTTTCTCAATAATGCATGGAAGCGAGGATATGCGGGATGTCTAATTTGGAATTATAACTACAAAGGATACGATGTTAATGACAGCACCAACAGGAATTCATTGATAAGTACTGATGGGAAATGGAGACGCGCATGTTACGCCTTAATGGACTTTAATGAGAAACATAAGAGAAACATGATAAGGTAG